One Polyangia bacterium genomic window carries:
- the secG gene encoding preprotein translocase subunit SecG → MVTFLTVLHVFVCLFLILVVLLQAGKGGGMGIAFGGGGGSQTVFGSSGAGNFLTRLTSVTAAIFLITSLGLAHYSSQQDSKRLQQLAERKAGEKKSEDERAAKLKEDLDKARATIQKTAGEVAPGAAATTPPASGSAPAATTIELKPTTPGAPATSTTPVKPLKGAVPPAGKPSTAVGKSATAPAPSDVPASDGTTPAPKPAVRRKAKPKPVEEGTTDNKTAAPAEAPAAPAPPAQ, encoded by the coding sequence ATGGTTACGTTTCTGACTGTCCTGCACGTCTTCGTCTGCCTGTTCCTGATCTTGGTCGTGCTGCTTCAGGCCGGCAAGGGCGGCGGCATGGGGATCGCGTTCGGCGGCGGCGGCGGCAGCCAGACGGTCTTCGGCTCATCGGGGGCGGGAAATTTTCTCACCCGGCTGACCTCGGTCACCGCGGCGATCTTCTTGATCACGTCTTTAGGCCTGGCGCACTACTCAAGCCAGCAGGATTCGAAGCGGCTGCAACAGCTGGCCGAGCGCAAGGCCGGCGAGAAGAAATCCGAGGACGAGCGCGCCGCCAAGCTGAAAGAGGATCTGGACAAGGCGCGGGCCACCATCCAAAAGACCGCCGGAGAAGTCGCTCCCGGCGCCGCGGCCACCACGCCGCCCGCCAGCGGAAGCGCGCCCGCCGCGACCACCATCGAGCTCAAGCCCACCACGCCCGGCGCGCCCGCCACCAGCACGACGCCGGTCAAGCCGCTCAAAGGCGCGGTCCCGCCCGCGGGCAAACCGAGCACCGCCGTCGGCAAGTCGGCCACCGCGCCGGCGCCGAGCGACGTCCCCGCCAGCGACGGCACCACTCCGGCACCCAAGCCCGCCGTGCGTCGCAAGGCCAAGCCGAAGCCGGTCGAGGAAGGCACCACCGACAACAAGACGGCCGCGCCCGCCGAAGCGCCGGCTGCACCGGCGCCGCCCGCGCAGTAA